The Chryseolinea soli genome contains a region encoding:
- a CDS encoding GNAT family N-acetyltransferase produces the protein MDEIQLSLNPKGHGAFFIEKDGERLAEMVVSVAGENLTVYHTEVSEKLRGQGVAGKLLKAMTTYVREHGLKVIPLCPYVNAEFRRHPDQFADIWNQDWHNKP, from the coding sequence ATGGATGAAATTCAACTTAGTTTAAACCCTAAGGGGCACGGCGCTTTTTTCATTGAGAAAGATGGAGAGCGATTGGCGGAGATGGTCGTGTCGGTGGCCGGGGAAAATCTTACGGTGTATCATACCGAGGTGTCGGAGAAGCTGCGCGGACAGGGGGTGGCGGGCAAGTTATTGAAAGCGATGACTACGTATGTTCGCGAGCATGGATTGAAAGTGATCCCGCTTTGTCCGTATGTCAATGCCGAGTTTCGGCGGCATCCCGATCAGTTTGCTGATATCTGGAACCAGGATTGGCACAACAAGCCGTAG
- a CDS encoding MFS transporter → MEEQKSALRQVLQAPVIIAALGYFVDIYDLLLFSIVRIPSLKALGLTGDQLLKQGIFLINVQMAGLLAGGILWGILGDKKGRLSVLFGSILLYSTANLANGFVTDVTQYAVLRFIAGVGLAGELGAGVTLVAEILPKQIRGYGTTLVASVGLFGAVLAYFVAAFTDWQVAYWIGGGLGLSLLLLRYSVAESGMFAAVKHKAVERGNILKLFSNARLFFNYLRCIFIGLPIWFVIGILVTFSPEFGISLGLGVPVEAGKAVMFCYIGLSLGDLSSGMISQMLKSRKKVVLLFIFLTTTAMTCYLLQGKFPLSFFYGSCVFLGFSIGYWALFVTIAAEQFGTNIRATVATTVPNFVRGTVVPLTMIFEWLRTGHTMVTSAALVGGGTVIVALLALWKMKETFGKELDFVD, encoded by the coding sequence ATGGAAGAACAAAAATCGGCCTTGCGGCAAGTGCTGCAGGCGCCTGTGATCATTGCGGCCCTGGGCTATTTTGTAGACATCTATGACCTCCTGCTCTTCAGCATCGTTCGCATTCCCAGCCTGAAGGCGTTGGGCCTGACGGGCGATCAACTCTTGAAGCAAGGTATATTCCTCATCAACGTTCAGATGGCAGGGTTGCTCGCCGGCGGAATCCTTTGGGGCATATTGGGTGATAAGAAGGGAAGACTCTCGGTGCTCTTCGGCTCGATCCTGCTCTACTCCACAGCAAACCTGGCCAACGGATTTGTGACCGATGTCACGCAGTATGCCGTGCTGCGTTTCATTGCCGGCGTTGGCCTGGCGGGAGAGCTTGGCGCGGGAGTGACCCTGGTGGCGGAGATCCTTCCGAAACAAATTCGCGGCTATGGCACCACGCTGGTGGCTTCGGTCGGATTGTTTGGCGCCGTGCTCGCTTATTTTGTGGCTGCGTTCACCGATTGGCAGGTGGCTTACTGGATCGGCGGTGGCCTTGGACTCTCTTTGTTGTTGTTGCGCTACAGCGTGGCGGAGTCGGGCATGTTTGCGGCCGTGAAGCATAAGGCCGTGGAGCGCGGCAATATTCTGAAATTGTTTTCCAATGCGAGACTCTTCTTCAATTACCTGCGCTGCATTTTTATTGGTTTGCCCATATGGTTTGTCATCGGCATCCTGGTCACGTTCTCTCCCGAATTTGGTATCAGCCTCGGGCTGGGTGTTCCCGTGGAGGCAGGGAAGGCCGTGATGTTTTGTTATATAGGCCTGTCGTTGGGTGACCTGAGCAGCGGCATGATCAGCCAGATGTTAAAGAGTCGTAAGAAGGTTGTGCTCTTGTTTATTTTCCTCACCACCACGGCGATGACCTGTTATCTCCTGCAAGGAAAATTCCCATTGTCGTTCTTCTACGGTAGCTGTGTTTTTCTGGGTTTTTCCATCGGCTACTGGGCGTTGTTTGTCACGATCGCTGCCGAACAATTTGGTACCAACATCCGGGCCACCGTAGCCACCACCGTTCCGAATTTTGTACGCGGAACGGTCGTCCCCCTCACCATGATCTTCGAATGGCTGCGCACCGGACACACCATGGTCACCAGCGCTGCCCTCGTAGGAGGAGGCACCGTGATCGTCGCGCTGCTCGCGCTGTGGAAAATGAAAGAGACGTTTGGTAAAGAACTGGACTTTGTAGACTGA